The Roseofilum reptotaenium CS-1145 genome window below encodes:
- a CDS encoding ATP-binding protein, which translates to MKKLVKDIVKERRDYNTWVANETLEDYSLRYAPKSFRKWSEFLVANTALGGISFLALEAIGASLLISYGFANTFWAILFSGLIIFLAGVPITYYAAKYNIDMDLLTRGAGFGYLGSTITSLVYASFTFIFFALEAAIMAQALELYFHLPLAWGYLVCSVIIVPLVFYGVTLINQLQLWTQPIWLFLMVSPYIFVAYKEPESFQYWLDFAGHSASATQLNTLWFGSAVTVSFSVIAQLGEQVDYLRFLPDKTENNRWKWWLAVLAAGPGWIVLGVLKQLGGSFLASLAIAHGLAESQAKQPVQMYLGGFSDMFNDPRVVLAVVTLFVIISQVKINVTNAYAGSLAWSNFFSRLTHSHPGRVVWLVFNVAIALLLMELGVFETLEAVLGLYSNVAIAWIGAIVADLVINKPLKLSPSYIEFKRAYLYNINPVGLGSMAIASVVSIIAFLGLFGPYLQAYSSFLALGIAFILSPLLAWLTQGKYYIARKNELRDRVNLSPSLIQCSICEQHYEPADSAYCPVYQGNICSLCCTLEAHCHDSCKHTPENQLALHSPGLLSTIKDRFSPQFLKRVLRFLGGFFLLAGTSGTVLGLVFFFGVWKSSEFSVEDISLISTLCLELYSLLLVLCGIGAWWFVLSEESKELAEEELDKQNLQLQAEIKEREKTQLALRDLTRQLERRVAERTAQLSETLQDLKRTQAQLVQTEKMSSLGQLVAGIAHEINNPVSFIHGNLLHAINYVNNLLKLLDAYQQELEKTNSNITKLEDEIEVSFIQEDLPKLLNSMEAGTNRIQQIVLSLRIFSRLDEADFKVVDIHDGIDSALMILGNRLNPTSQNPGIAVIRNYGQLPLIECYPGQLNQVFMNIFVNAIDIFEEQNKRRSWEEIVQHPNQITVSTEIKQPDSILISITDNGPGIPESIQSKIFDAFFTTKQVGNGTGLGLSISYEIIVEKHQGHLNCESIVGEGTTFRIEIPVRQVGFPSS; encoded by the coding sequence ATGAAGAAACTGGTTAAAGACATTGTTAAGGAGCGACGGGATTATAATACTTGGGTAGCGAATGAAACCCTGGAAGATTATTCTCTGCGCTATGCACCAAAATCATTTCGTAAATGGTCGGAGTTTTTGGTAGCAAATACAGCTTTGGGAGGGATCTCTTTTCTAGCATTGGAGGCGATCGGTGCTTCTTTATTAATCAGTTATGGATTTGCCAATACATTTTGGGCAATTTTATTTTCAGGTTTGATTATTTTCCTGGCGGGTGTACCTATTACCTATTATGCCGCCAAATATAATATTGATATGGATTTATTGACGAGAGGGGCAGGATTTGGTTATCTCGGCTCAACTATTACTTCTTTGGTATATGCCTCATTTACGTTTATTTTCTTTGCCTTAGAAGCCGCGATCATGGCTCAGGCCTTAGAGTTATACTTTCATTTGCCTTTGGCTTGGGGATATTTGGTCTGTTCTGTGATAATTGTTCCCTTGGTTTTTTATGGAGTTACATTAATCAATCAATTACAGTTGTGGACACAGCCGATTTGGTTATTTTTGATGGTTTCACCCTATATTTTTGTAGCGTATAAGGAACCAGAATCGTTTCAATATTGGCTGGATTTTGCCGGTCATTCCGCCAGTGCAACTCAGTTAAATACCCTATGGTTCGGATCGGCAGTAACTGTATCTTTTTCTGTCATTGCTCAGTTAGGAGAACAGGTAGATTATTTACGATTTTTACCAGATAAGACGGAAAACAATAGGTGGAAATGGTGGTTGGCGGTTTTAGCGGCAGGTCCCGGTTGGATTGTTTTGGGGGTACTAAAACAGTTAGGAGGGTCTTTTTTAGCATCTTTGGCGATCGCCCATGGATTGGCTGAAAGTCAGGCTAAACAACCCGTTCAAATGTATCTGGGTGGGTTTTCAGATATGTTTAACGATCCTAGGGTTGTTTTAGCCGTAGTAACCCTGTTTGTGATTATTTCTCAAGTCAAAATTAATGTCACGAATGCCTATGCGGGATCGTTAGCCTGGTCTAATTTTTTCTCCCGTCTTACCCATTCCCATCCAGGGCGGGTGGTGTGGTTGGTGTTTAATGTAGCGATCGCCCTATTGTTGATGGAGTTAGGCGTATTTGAAACCCTGGAGGCAGTTTTGGGACTATACTCCAATGTGGCTATCGCTTGGATTGGGGCGATCGTAGCTGATTTAGTGATTAATAAACCCCTGAAACTGAGTCCTTCTTATATCGAATTCAAACGAGCATATCTGTATAATATAAATCCCGTGGGCTTGGGTTCCATGGCGATCGCTTCAGTCGTTTCTATTATCGCTTTTTTAGGCTTATTTGGCCCCTATCTGCAAGCCTATTCCTCCTTTTTGGCTTTGGGTATTGCCTTTATACTCTCTCCCCTTCTTGCGTGGTTAACCCAGGGAAAATATTACATTGCCCGTAAAAATGAACTCCGCGATCGGGTGAACCTCAGTCCATCCCTGATTCAATGCTCCATTTGTGAACAGCACTATGAACCGGCTGATAGTGCCTATTGTCCCGTTTATCAGGGTAATATTTGTTCTCTTTGTTGTACCCTAGAAGCCCATTGTCATGATTCCTGCAAGCATACTCCAGAGAATCAATTAGCCTTACATTCTCCAGGGTTGTTATCGACGATTAAAGATCGATTTTCTCCCCAATTTCTGAAACGAGTTTTACGATTTTTGGGCGGATTTTTCCTCTTAGCGGGAACCAGTGGGACGGTTTTAGGATTGGTATTCTTTTTTGGAGTGTGGAAATCTTCCGAGTTTTCCGTAGAGGATATTAGCTTAATTTCGACGCTGTGCTTAGAACTCTATTCCCTACTGTTGGTATTATGTGGAATTGGGGCTTGGTGGTTTGTCTTAAGTGAAGAAAGCAAAGAATTAGCAGAGGAAGAATTAGACAAGCAAAATTTACAGCTACAAGCAGAAATTAAAGAGCGAGAAAAGACGCAATTAGCCTTGCGAGATTTAACTCGTCAGTTAGAAAGACGAGTCGCGGAAAGAACGGCTCAGTTGTCCGAGACTTTACAAGACCTAAAACGTACCCAAGCCCAATTAGTACAGACAGAAAAAATGTCTAGCTTGGGCCAATTAGTCGCAGGAATTGCTCATGAAATCAATAATCCGGTCAGTTTTATTCACGGGAATCTTCTTCATGCTATCAATTATGTAAATAACTTATTAAAATTGCTGGACGCTTATCAACAAGAATTGGAGAAAACGAATTCAAACATCACTAAATTAGAGGATGAAATTGAGGTTTCATTTATTCAAGAGGATTTACCTAAACTATTGAATTCTATGGAGGCGGGAACGAATCGTATTCAGCAAATTGTATTATCTTTACGCATTTTCTCCCGGTTAGATGAAGCTGATTTTAAAGTTGTGGATATCCATGATGGCATTGACAGTGCTTTAATGATTTTGGGGAATCGATTGAATCCAACCTCCCAAAATCCCGGAATTGCAGTGATTCGGAACTATGGGCAGTTGCCGTTAATTGAATGCTATCCGGGACAGCTTAATCAGGTGTTTATGAATATTTTTGTCAATGCTATTGATATTTTTGAGGAACAGAATAAGCGCCGTTCTTGGGAAGAGATTGTTCAACATCCAAATCAAATTACCGTCAGTACGGAGATCAAACAGCCCGATTCAATTTTGATCTCAATTACGGATAATGGCCCGGGAATTCCTGAGTCAATTCAATCTAAGATTTTCGATGCTTTCTTTACAACAAAACAGGTCGGAAATGGAACAGGTTTAGGGTTGTCCATTAGTTATGAAATTATTGTGGAAAAGCATCAGGGACACTTAAATTGTGAGTCAATTGTGGGTGAGGGAACAACGTTTAGGATTGAGATTCCTGTTAGGCAGGTTGGTTTCCCCTCTTCCTAA
- the dndD gene encoding DNA sulfur modification protein DndD encodes MIFLELVLENFGPYKGRQVLNLRPNDGKPILLLGGMNGGGKTTLMDALRLVLYGHRAECSTRGNLSYSNFLKQCVNRHIADQEKTRLELLVKIISGDSSKIAKTDTLNPDNPDSQFYTELRIIRYWTRQDSKDTLGILNGKGDFPENTLRDTWDDYIENLLPLGISNLFLFDGEQVKELADLDAPPPLVVQAIQSLLGLELADRLDTDLEILSRRHQKQIADKQELGNLEEIDRKLKGYDGERERITQEIANTEKMLKRAVKNAKEAENRFISEGGKIAAERHQLDLQKKSEEAKIQQTRDVLVNLAATSLPLSLIEDLIEPAIAQGKAEQESLKAQISRDRIQERDRRLLDYLHTLELPDSQTTDIEAFLQKDYHSLAQEILSPEKTWLQATSEELETLEKLIIYDIPTQREKAKAESKYLEKVEQQLMDIERKLTVAASPEYYQELMTKKEQANNKKTKLEIDLEYKHRQLRDLERSIDEAKKQLKEYSDKFLKRENATHIINSISRVKTILEKYREKLTLKKLNKLENQVTECFRYLLHKSDLVQRVVISTKNYSLSLYDCEGQPLPKHRLSAGEKQLLAIAFLWGLARVSGRQLPVAIDTPLGRLDSSHRQNLIERYFPSASHQVILLSTDTEIAHTEVKNLRYQEAITREYLLKYNPTDGQTTIEDGYFW; translated from the coding sequence ATGATTTTCTTGGAACTTGTTTTAGAAAACTTCGGCCCCTATAAGGGGAGACAAGTCCTCAACCTGCGTCCAAACGATGGTAAACCTATACTGCTGTTAGGAGGAATGAATGGGGGAGGGAAAACCACCCTTATGGATGCCCTTCGCTTAGTTCTCTATGGACATCGCGCCGAATGTTCTACACGAGGAAATCTCAGTTACAGTAATTTTCTGAAACAATGCGTTAACCGCCATATCGCAGACCAGGAAAAAACCCGGTTAGAACTGTTAGTGAAGATCATTTCTGGCGATAGCAGTAAAATTGCTAAAACGGATACTCTCAACCCTGATAATCCTGACTCTCAATTTTATACTGAACTGCGAATCATCCGCTATTGGACAAGGCAAGATAGTAAGGATACTCTGGGAATTCTGAATGGTAAGGGTGACTTTCCTGAAAATACCCTCAGAGATACCTGGGATGATTATATCGAAAACCTGTTACCTTTGGGCATTTCTAATCTGTTTTTATTTGATGGCGAACAGGTGAAAGAATTGGCCGATCTTGATGCTCCGCCTCCGTTAGTTGTGCAAGCGATTCAATCTTTATTGGGATTAGAATTAGCCGATCGCCTGGATACAGATTTAGAGATCTTATCCCGTCGTCACCAAAAGCAGATCGCCGATAAGCAGGAATTGGGGAATTTAGAAGAAATTGACCGTAAACTGAAGGGTTATGATGGGGAAAGGGAGCGTATTACCCAAGAGATCGCGAATACGGAAAAAATGCTCAAACGGGCGGTTAAGAACGCTAAAGAAGCGGAAAATCGCTTTATTTCTGAAGGGGGGAAAATTGCGGCCGAACGCCATCAGCTTGACTTACAGAAAAAGAGCGAGGAAGCTAAAATCCAACAGACTCGGGATGTACTGGTGAATTTAGCCGCTACCTCCCTACCCCTGAGCTTGATTGAAGACCTGATCGAGCCAGCGATCGCTCAAGGAAAAGCGGAACAGGAGTCCCTGAAAGCACAAATTTCCCGCGATCGCATTCAGGAGCGCGATCGCCGTTTGCTTGACTATCTGCACACCCTGGAACTTCCAGATTCCCAAACGACAGATATTGAAGCCTTTTTACAAAAAGATTACCACAGTTTAGCCCAAGAAATCTTATCCCCTGAAAAGACCTGGTTACAAGCCACTTCTGAAGAGCTGGAAACCCTAGAAAAACTGATAATCTATGATATCCCCACGCAACGAGAAAAAGCCAAAGCGGAATCCAAATATCTAGAAAAAGTAGAACAGCAACTGATGGATATTGAGCGAAAACTTACTGTGGCGGCTTCTCCTGAATACTACCAAGAATTAATGACTAAAAAAGAACAAGCTAACAACAAAAAGACCAAATTAGAAATTGATTTAGAATACAAACATCGGCAACTGCGAGACCTTGAGCGCAGCATCGATGAAGCGAAAAAGCAACTCAAAGAGTACAGCGATAAATTTCTGAAGCGGGAAAATGCGACCCATATCATCAATTCCATTTCTAGAGTGAAAACGATACTTGAAAAATACCGAGAAAAATTGACCTTGAAAAAGCTCAACAAGCTTGAAAACCAGGTTACCGAATGCTTCCGCTACCTGCTTCATAAATCCGATCTCGTTCAGCGCGTCGTAATTAGTACTAAAAATTACAGCTTATCCTTGTATGATTGCGAGGGTCAACCCTTGCCCAAACACCGCCTATCTGCTGGGGAAAAGCAATTATTAGCGATCGCCTTCCTCTGGGGGCTGGCGAGAGTCTCCGGCCGCCAACTTCCCGTAGCCATTGATACTCCTCTTGGTCGCCTTGACTCCTCCCACCGCCAAAACCTGATCGAGCGATACTTTCCCAGCGCCTCTCATCAAGTTATTCTCCTATCTACCGATACTGAAATTGCCCACACTGAAGTCAAAAATCTGCGCTACCAAGAAGCTATTACTCGCGAATATCTACTGAAATACAACCCCACCGACGGCCAAACCACCATTGAAGACGGTTATTTTTGGTAG
- the dndC gene encoding DNA phosphorothioation system sulfurtransferase DndC, whose translation MTATKPSLLPQRTVDEFIITVEKLIEEIQDLYCLDEIPWVIGYSGGKDSTVILQLIWNALSRLPIERRTKTVHIITTDTLVENPIVAAWVKESIRNLRKSAKEQQMPIEAHLLYPNFKDSFWVCLLGKGYPAPRPGFRWCTDRMKIQPVNSFIRDVIRTYGETIVVLGIRKAESSIRASVMEKYEAGRIRERLSPNSRLPNSLVYSPIEDWRTDEVWMYLMQWENPWGINNKDLFSMYRGATADNECPLVVDTSTPSCGSSRFGCWVCTMVNQDKSMEAMIQNDEEKEWLQPLLDIRNELDLKDDRDRRDFRRIYGKVELFERKIQGTDKNTELQPIPGPYKKEWREYLLRRLLEAQVQIQKTAPPEMGEITLITLEELSEIRRIWLEEKHEFEDSLPRIYKEVTGEEFIDRRPEGDRTLLGIDEWSTLEEVTDKNSMEFELLARLLNTERQYQNKGSRSGIYDALSKCFKSSSREQEQAIQHAHFKQAIKTAVLEGDVQKVENIIKNPEKADPNHPDNQSKLEPEPPTQQLSLGWGDIKFSSWSESQ comes from the coding sequence ATGACAGCGACTAAGCCTTCACTTTTGCCACAACGTACCGTCGATGAGTTTATCATTACCGTTGAGAAACTCATCGAGGAAATTCAGGATCTTTACTGTCTAGATGAAATCCCTTGGGTGATAGGATACAGTGGTGGTAAGGATTCAACCGTAATTTTACAACTTATCTGGAATGCCTTATCTAGACTACCGATAGAGCGCAGAACTAAAACGGTTCATATCATCACGACAGATACTTTAGTGGAAAATCCTATTGTTGCTGCTTGGGTAAAAGAATCGATCAGAAATCTTAGAAAGTCGGCAAAAGAGCAGCAAATGCCCATTGAGGCTCACTTACTTTATCCGAATTTCAAAGATAGTTTTTGGGTTTGTTTGCTGGGTAAAGGATATCCTGCGCCTCGCCCAGGTTTTCGATGGTGTACAGATAGAATGAAAATCCAGCCAGTTAACTCTTTTATCCGAGACGTAATTAGAACTTACGGTGAAACTATTGTTGTTTTAGGAATTCGTAAAGCAGAAAGCTCGATTCGTGCATCGGTGATGGAAAAGTATGAAGCAGGTAGAATACGTGAAAGGTTAAGCCCTAATTCTCGTTTACCTAACTCTCTAGTATATAGCCCAATTGAAGATTGGCGAACTGATGAAGTTTGGATGTACCTCATGCAATGGGAAAATCCTTGGGGAATCAACAACAAAGATCTATTTTCTATGTATCGGGGAGCAACTGCCGATAACGAATGCCCCCTAGTCGTTGATACCTCAACTCCCAGTTGCGGAAGTTCTCGGTTTGGCTGCTGGGTTTGTACTATGGTAAATCAGGATAAATCAATGGAAGCGATGATCCAAAATGATGAAGAAAAGGAATGGCTGCAACCCCTTTTAGATATTCGCAATGAACTAGACTTGAAAGATGATCGAGACAGACGAGATTTTCGGCGCATTTATGGAAAAGTAGAACTGTTTGAACGCAAAATACAGGGAACAGATAAAAACACAGAACTTCAACCTATTCCTGGGCCTTATAAAAAAGAATGGCGTGAATATCTACTGAGACGACTGCTCGAAGCACAGGTACAAATTCAGAAAACTGCACCGCCAGAAATGGGAGAAATAACCTTGATTACCCTGGAAGAACTGAGTGAAATTCGTCGCATTTGGTTAGAAGAAAAACATGAATTTGAGGACAGCTTACCCCGAATTTATAAAGAAGTTACGGGAGAGGAATTTATCGATCGCCGTCCAGAGGGCGATCGTACCCTGCTCGGTATAGACGAGTGGAGCACTCTAGAAGAAGTCACTGATAAGAACTCCATGGAATTCGAGCTACTCGCGAGACTGCTCAATACGGAACGCCAATATCAAAACAAAGGCAGTCGCTCCGGTATTTATGATGCTTTGAGCAAGTGTTTTAAATCCAGTTCTCGCGAACAGGAGCAAGCCATTCAACATGCCCATTTTAAACAGGCCATAAAAACTGCTGTTTTAGAAGGGGACGTACAAAAAGTTGAAAACATCATTAAAAATCCTGAAAAAGCCGATCCCAACCATCCCGACAACCAATCCAAACTGGAACCCGAACCCCCAACTCAACAACTCAGTTTAGGTTGGGGAGACATCAAATTTAGTTCCTGGTCTGAATCCCAATAA
- a CDS encoding DNA sulfur modification protein DndB gives MVQNTDHNTEHELDLNNVINPYLAQYHRDRCYPALIFRQGNRKMIQINVLAHDLPTLLQAKHSIDNNPDSGKNRPEVPGHVHEIKDYIRERVTRNRSWVLGTITANVDPSKIKVILLGHGMGLAVIPRNVKLDITDGQHRIRAIDELVTGSETESSLIGDDDFPITLILEPDFKQCQTDFRDMAQTRQLHKSLLLSFGEFEGRIGITKSIIESVPMFSNKTENIKASPATNKKLIYTINYLVKFVSCAFTDDANKELRGYDVERSSNSLIACCNNFFSNCRNTREIFEKDIRDLTTEDVGKFKENCVLGRSVGLEVLGRLLHYTYDRENNIFDENNVLKLSQLDWSTGSSLWNGSIVKVDPNPKNPTKPYKISASMNLVKIAVNEVKEQLGWLDRTPLF, from the coding sequence ATGGTTCAAAATACAGATCATAACACTGAGCATGAACTAGATCTCAATAACGTTATCAATCCTTACCTGGCTCAATACCATCGTGATAGATGTTATCCTGCCTTGATTTTTCGGCAAGGAAATCGGAAGATGATACAAATTAATGTTCTAGCACATGATCTGCCGACTCTTTTACAAGCGAAACACTCTATTGACAACAATCCAGATTCGGGCAAAAATCGGCCAGAAGTCCCAGGGCATGTACATGAAATTAAAGATTATATTCGAGAAAGAGTTACTAGAAATAGATCTTGGGTATTAGGTACAATAACAGCTAATGTTGACCCTTCCAAGATTAAAGTTATTCTATTAGGTCATGGAATGGGTTTAGCAGTTATCCCTAGAAATGTCAAGTTAGATATTACTGATGGACAGCATAGAATTCGGGCTATTGATGAGTTGGTTACAGGTTCAGAAACAGAAAGTAGCTTAATTGGTGATGACGACTTTCCTATTACGCTTATACTAGAGCCAGACTTTAAGCAATGCCAAACTGATTTTCGGGACATGGCACAAACCAGACAGTTGCATAAGTCATTACTATTATCATTTGGGGAATTTGAAGGACGTATTGGAATTACTAAAAGCATCATTGAATCTGTTCCCATGTTTTCCAATAAGACCGAGAATATCAAAGCTAGTCCTGCTACAAACAAAAAGCTTATATACACAATAAACTATCTCGTTAAGTTTGTTAGTTGTGCTTTTACAGATGATGCAAATAAAGAACTACGTGGTTATGATGTTGAAAGGTCGTCTAATTCCCTGATTGCCTGTTGCAACAACTTTTTCTCAAACTGTAGAAATACAAGAGAGATCTTTGAAAAAGACATCAGAGACTTAACGACTGAAGATGTGGGTAAATTCAAAGAGAACTGTGTGTTAGGTCGAAGTGTTGGGTTAGAAGTGTTAGGGCGTTTATTGCATTACACTTACGATCGAGAGAATAACATTTTTGATGAAAATAATGTTCTTAAGCTTTCTCAATTAGATTGGTCAACAGGCAGTAGTCTATGGAATGGAAGTATTGTAAAAGTTGATCCTAATCCAAAAAATCCAACTAAACCCTACAAAATTTCTGCAAGTATGAATCTTGTAAAGATCGCGGTTAATGAAGTTAAGGAGCAATTAGGGTGGCTCGATCGTACTCCATTGTTCTAA
- a CDS encoding NUDIX hydrolase → MDTQPTQVALAVLYRENRYLMQLRDRIPGILYPGFWGLFGGHLERDESPDEGIRRELLEEIGYCPPHLDKFGCDSDPGIVRHIYHGALTVPLEALILGEGWDMGLMTPEQVRAGEAFSVNANEVRPLGTPHQRIVLSVINAGLG, encoded by the coding sequence ATGGATACACAACCCACTCAGGTGGCTTTAGCGGTTCTGTATCGCGAAAATCGTTATCTGATGCAATTGCGCGATCGCATCCCAGGCATCCTATATCCAGGCTTTTGGGGCTTGTTTGGCGGTCATTTAGAGCGGGATGAGTCCCCAGATGAAGGTATTCGACGGGAATTACTCGAAGAAATTGGCTATTGCCCTCCACACTTGGATAAGTTCGGCTGTGATAGCGATCCGGGGATTGTGCGCCATATTTACCATGGTGCGTTAACCGTGCCACTGGAAGCATTAATTTTGGGTGAAGGATGGGATATGGGGTTAATGACTCCCGAACAAGTGCGAGCAGGAGAGGCATTTTCAGTTAACGCCAATGAAGTTCGCCCCTTGGGAACGCCCCATCAACGCATTGTCCTGAGTGTAATTAACGCCGGTTTGGGGTAA
- a CDS encoding MgPME-cyclase complex family protein: MTTYHYVLASKKFLMEDEPLEEVFRERTRNYKEKEKEIDFWLIPQPAFLEAAELAEAKAKCPQPAAAIISTDPQLITWLKLRLEYVLTGEFEAPSDAIPDPQASLVASS, translated from the coding sequence ATGACCACTTATCACTACGTCCTCGCCAGCAAGAAATTCCTCATGGAAGACGAACCTCTCGAAGAGGTCTTTCGGGAAAGAACCCGTAACTACAAAGAGAAAGAAAAAGAAATCGACTTTTGGTTAATTCCCCAACCGGCATTTCTAGAAGCGGCTGAACTGGCAGAGGCTAAAGCCAAATGCCCTCAACCGGCAGCCGCTATTATCTCAACAGATCCTCAACTTATCACTTGGCTCAAACTTCGCTTAGAATATGTGCTGACGGGTGAATTTGAAGCCCCATCAGATGCTATTCCTGACCCCCAAGCTTCCCTTGTTGCCTCGTCTTAA
- a CDS encoding pyridoxine 5'-phosphate synthase, whose amino-acid sequence MPTLGVNIDHIATIRQARKTVEPDPVAAAVLAELGGADGITVHLREDRRHIQDRDVRLLRQTVRTHLNLEMAATEEMVAIALEIQPDYITLVPERREEVTTEGGLDVIAGGKRLANVVQTLQNAGIPVSLFIDPNLDQIKASADIEAKFIELHTGTYAEAHQEQEQQEQLDLLTQSCDRACTLGLRVNAGHGLTYWNVYPVACIPGMEELNIGHTIISRAVLVGLERAVREMKHAILGTTP is encoded by the coding sequence TTGCCCACCCTAGGTGTAAATATTGATCATATTGCTACTATCCGCCAGGCTCGCAAAACGGTAGAACCCGATCCGGTTGCAGCAGCCGTACTCGCAGAACTTGGTGGAGCAGATGGGATTACGGTGCATCTTCGGGAAGACCGTCGCCACATTCAAGACCGAGATGTACGATTATTACGCCAGACGGTGCGGACTCATCTGAACTTAGAAATGGCGGCTACGGAGGAAATGGTGGCGATCGCCTTAGAAATCCAACCTGACTATATCACGCTGGTTCCGGAACGTCGAGAAGAAGTGACCACGGAAGGCGGTTTAGACGTTATCGCTGGAGGAAAGCGTCTTGCTAATGTGGTACAAACCTTGCAAAATGCGGGCATACCGGTGAGCCTCTTCATTGACCCGAACCTTGACCAGATCAAAGCCTCGGCGGACATCGAAGCCAAATTTATTGAACTCCATACCGGAACCTACGCCGAAGCGCACCAAGAACAAGAACAACAAGAACAACTGGATTTGCTCACCCAAAGCTGTGATAGAGCTTGTACCCTAGGATTACGAGTAAACGCTGGCCATGGTCTTACCTATTGGAACGTTTACCCCGTTGCCTGTATTCCTGGAATGGAAGAACTCAACATTGGCCATACTATTATCAGCCGCGCTGTCCTAGTCGGCCTAGAACGAGCGGTTCGAGAGATGAAACACGCTATCCTCGGCACAACACCCTAG